From Enhydrobacter sp., the proteins below share one genomic window:
- a CDS encoding sulfite exporter TauE/SafE family protein gives MGPTVYDDDTTTNPGERRRLLSYDLWSLALGFGAGLACGFLNTAASSGSAVSLPLLMLIGLDPLSANATNRIPVLIGAISATMSFHAKNVMPWRLALRVSGPAMAGSLVGTGLAETIDSRNLGLVITGAVMVALVLLFTKIKKTLESVSVDDPRWSWGHAAIFFGIGLWLGFIVLDGATYLLMALTLAAGLTLVSANAVKSAVLVPTTLIAMLVFAYKGDIDWELGAVMGVGSILGGVFGVRVATSPEARRYVFGLLVVVICAELLHLLWHYIFETH, from the coding sequence ATGGGGCCTACCGTATACGATGACGACACAACGACCAACCCGGGCGAGAGGAGACGCCTGCTTTCATACGATCTGTGGAGTCTGGCGCTCGGCTTCGGTGCGGGCCTCGCCTGCGGATTCCTCAACACGGCGGCGTCGTCCGGTTCGGCAGTGTCGTTGCCGCTCCTGATGTTGATCGGTCTCGACCCGCTTTCGGCGAACGCCACCAACCGCATCCCGGTCCTGATCGGTGCGATCTCGGCGACCATGAGCTTTCACGCCAAGAACGTGATGCCGTGGCGGCTGGCGCTGCGCGTCAGCGGCCCGGCGATGGCGGGCAGCTTGGTCGGCACCGGTCTCGCCGAGACGATCGACTCGCGCAATCTCGGTCTCGTCATCACCGGCGCGGTGATGGTTGCGCTGGTGCTGCTCTTCACCAAGATCAAGAAGACGCTGGAGAGCGTCTCGGTCGACGATCCGCGCTGGTCGTGGGGTCATGCCGCGATCTTCTTCGGCATCGGCCTGTGGCTTGGCTTCATCGTGCTGGACGGAGCGACCTATCTCCTGATGGCGCTGACCTTGGCGGCCGGGTTGACCCTGGTGTCCGCCAACGCGGTGAAGAGCGCGGTGCTCGTGCCGACCACACTGATCGCCATGCTGGTCTTTGCCTACAAGGGCGACATCGACTGGGAACTCGGTGCTGTGATGGGCGTGGGCAGCATCCTGGGCGGAGTCTTTGGCGTGCGGGTCGCCACTTCGCCGGAGGCCAGGCGCTACGTCTTCGGGTTGCTGGTCGTGGTCATCTGCGCCGAGCTGCTTCACCTTCTCTGGCACTACATTTTCGAGACCCACTGA
- the dctP gene encoding TRAP transporter substrate-binding protein DctP, with amino-acid sequence MTLGNNTMWRSRAGVRRLGRTMLATATGVAALAIAAAGPAVAQELQKVTIRLVADHTPPPHPAAIAQVEFSKRLAAAIPGSELRLYHAGALYTIPEALAAMSEGNLEMTWGQFGKTAAIDRWMNVVAGPMLLTTPGAMEQLDKFESVAVLRKRFEELHGVKMFGTAHLSMFMGAGAKKRLRSPDDFKGRKIRSMGPAENAALSAWGASPVTMAFGDVPPALETGVIDGLLTSIGGFNATRDQAPFYTVAGINGIVGDYYWIGASLKWWNRLNKPTQAALEKLIVEELIPLQKQVNWCNDERVIKQYLTEDPSKPGIYILKPDEQKKLADALGDATIKWVKANTPNDAHKWVDRYVQEARAASVAHPMGTSSIEKTDCSKLAHYFAKK; translated from the coding sequence GTGACGCTAGGCAATAACACGATGTGGCGCTCGCGCGCCGGTGTGCGACGACTCGGTCGGACGATGCTGGCGACGGCGACTGGGGTCGCAGCGCTCGCCATTGCTGCGGCGGGACCCGCCGTCGCACAAGAACTGCAGAAGGTCACCATTCGGTTGGTGGCCGACCATACCCCACCGCCCCATCCGGCCGCGATCGCTCAGGTCGAGTTCAGCAAGCGTCTGGCCGCAGCGATCCCTGGTAGCGAACTGCGCCTCTACCATGCCGGCGCGCTGTACACGATTCCCGAGGCCCTGGCGGCGATGAGCGAGGGTAACCTCGAGATGACCTGGGGACAGTTCGGCAAGACGGCGGCGATCGACCGCTGGATGAACGTCGTCGCCGGGCCGATGCTGCTCACCACCCCCGGTGCCATGGAGCAGCTCGACAAGTTCGAATCGGTCGCGGTTTTGCGCAAGCGCTTCGAGGAACTGCATGGCGTCAAGATGTTCGGCACGGCGCATCTCAGCATGTTCATGGGCGCTGGAGCGAAGAAGCGTCTGCGTTCGCCGGACGACTTCAAGGGCCGCAAGATCCGCAGCATGGGCCCGGCCGAGAACGCGGCGCTGTCGGCGTGGGGTGCCTCGCCGGTGACGATGGCGTTCGGCGACGTGCCGCCGGCACTCGAGACCGGCGTCATCGACGGCCTGTTGACCAGCATCGGCGGCTTCAATGCGACGCGCGACCAGGCGCCGTTCTACACGGTCGCGGGCATCAACGGCATCGTCGGCGACTACTACTGGATCGGCGCAAGCCTGAAGTGGTGGAACCGGCTCAACAAGCCGACCCAGGCGGCGCTGGAGAAGCTGATCGTCGAGGAACTCATTCCGCTCCAGAAACAGGTCAATTGGTGCAACGACGAGCGGGTCATCAAGCAGTACCTGACCGAAGACCCGAGCAAGCCCGGTATCTACATCCTCAAGCCGGACGAGCAGAAGAAGCTGGCCGATGCACTAGGCGACGCCACGATCAAGTGGGTGAAGGCGAACACTCCGAACGACGCCCACAAGTGGGTCGACCGCTACGTTCAAGAGGCGCGGGCGGCGTCGGTGGCGCACCCGATGGGCACGTCCTCGATCGAAAAGACCGATTGCTCGAAACTGGCCCACTACTTCGCCAAGAAGTAG
- a CDS encoding TRAP transporter small permease produces the protein MVTIYKTWRFFQDRVVGYAAALILLGMTILSVVEIFRRYVQGQTFHWGQDAVTYFMVTATFIYFGTCQAQRTHLAVTILPEWLRRSGRVKLGLAVQAIASLLGILFVVAVIWWGHPAAERALKLERMTESMIIPLWPFMYALLVGLALMGVTLLFQFYRDVMRLVGRDPFPWEPNHLEMEL, from the coding sequence ATGGTTACGATCTACAAGACATGGCGGTTCTTCCAGGACCGCGTCGTTGGCTATGCGGCCGCGCTGATCCTGCTCGGTATGACGATCCTGTCGGTGGTCGAGATATTCCGACGATACGTCCAGGGCCAGACATTCCATTGGGGGCAGGATGCCGTGACCTACTTCATGGTCACGGCCACGTTCATCTATTTCGGCACTTGCCAGGCGCAACGCACCCATCTCGCCGTCACCATTCTGCCCGAATGGCTGAGGCGTAGCGGCCGGGTCAAGCTCGGCTTGGCCGTCCAGGCGATCGCCTCGCTGCTGGGCATTCTGTTCGTCGTCGCGGTCATCTGGTGGGGCCATCCAGCCGCCGAGCGAGCCCTGAAGCTGGAGCGCATGACGGAGAGCATGATCATTCCGCTTTGGCCGTTCATGTACGCGCTGCTCGTCGGGTTGGCGTTGATGGGCGTGACGCTGCTGTTCCAGTTCTACCGCGACGTGATGCGACTGGTAGGGCGCGACCCCTTCCCATGGGAACCGAATCATCTGGAGATGGAACTCTAG
- a CDS encoding TRAP transporter large permease, translating into MSLLASLFTVLLVLGLPLGIVLAGASLIFIFGDPMLSPGAVFQSFFNFLSKYTLMAVPFFIFAGFLMEQTGLIARLFRFADALIGWLPGGFGFATLVAAVIFGAISGSSTAMAAAMGVIAYPELRKRGYPAWLAAGLVASGGGIAILIPPSIILILYGILTETSIVTLFFAGVIPGILLAISDAIVLVFFAWYLKLPAGKFSWRALGEATVDAWPALLMPVVILGGLYGGLFTPTEAGAAACGYALIYGILIKRGAFLKDLMAVTVRSLNLTSVIFFLLGCVGVFQFVLANQGWAQHLTQWVGGLDLSPMEFLLILLPILLFLSMFLSGIAIVVLTVPVFFSVAMSLGIDPVVLAILTALAMEMGVVIPPVGLNLFAVAGTTRVPLHEVTKGAMPFLFTDGWVLVLVMLFPFLALWLPSVLITPVFK; encoded by the coding sequence ATGTCACTGCTTGCAAGCCTGTTCACGGTACTGCTGGTGCTGGGCCTGCCGCTCGGCATCGTTCTCGCCGGTGCCAGCCTGATCTTCATCTTCGGCGATCCGATGCTGTCGCCTGGCGCGGTGTTTCAATCCTTTTTCAATTTCCTCAGCAAATACACGCTGATGGCCGTGCCGTTCTTCATCTTCGCCGGCTTCCTGATGGAGCAGACCGGCCTGATTGCGCGATTGTTTCGCTTCGCCGATGCTCTGATCGGATGGCTGCCCGGGGGCTTCGGCTTCGCTACCCTGGTGGCGGCGGTGATCTTCGGTGCGATCTCGGGCTCCAGCACCGCGATGGCCGCAGCCATGGGCGTGATTGCCTATCCTGAGCTCCGCAAGCGCGGCTATCCCGCCTGGCTGGCGGCGGGTCTGGTCGCCTCCGGCGGCGGCATCGCGATTCTGATTCCACCCAGCATCATCCTCATCCTCTACGGCATCCTGACCGAGACCTCGATCGTCACGCTGTTCTTCGCCGGCGTTATTCCCGGCATCCTGCTCGCCATCAGCGACGCCATCGTCCTGGTGTTCTTCGCTTGGTACCTCAAGCTGCCGGCGGGCAAATTCTCCTGGCGGGCTTTGGGCGAGGCGACCGTCGATGCATGGCCGGCACTTTTGATGCCGGTGGTGATCTTGGGCGGTCTCTACGGCGGGCTGTTCACGCCGACCGAGGCCGGAGCCGCAGCCTGCGGCTACGCGCTGATCTACGGCATCCTCATCAAGCGCGGGGCGTTCCTGAAAGATCTGATGGCGGTCACGGTGCGCTCGCTCAATCTCACGTCGGTGATCTTTTTCCTGCTGGGCTGCGTCGGCGTCTTCCAGTTCGTGCTCGCCAATCAGGGCTGGGCGCAGCACCTCACGCAGTGGGTCGGCGGCCTCGACCTGTCGCCCATGGAGTTCCTGCTGATCCTGCTGCCGATCCTGCTGTTCCTGTCGATGTTCCTGAGCGGTATCGCCATCGTCGTGCTGACGGTGCCGGTGTTCTTCTCGGTGGCGATGAGTCTCGGCATCGACCCGGTCGTGCTCGCCATCCTGACGGCGCTGGCGATGGAGATGGGGGTGGTGATCCCGCCGGTCGGGCTCAACCTGTTCGCGGTCGCCGGCACCACCCGGGTGCCGCTCCACGAGGTCACGAAGGGCGCCATGCCGTTCCTGTTCACCGATGGATGGGTTCTGGTGCTGGTGATGTTGTTCCCATTTCTGGCACTTTGGCTGCCGAGCGTGCTCATCACGCCGGTCTTCAAGTAG
- a CDS encoding MFS transporter — MLDAAPAASVRAERPWAALLAATLLNLPLGSVYSFSVLLRPIEHELEIPRSALSLVFGLATVGFTVGSVGAAFVYRLASAPTLVFVSAMAAAAGIAVAAQASGLAQLLVGYGIVFGIGGGVSYILLQQGVNMLVRRRLGLVNGYLVSLYPMGAMIATPAFHVCNEAFGWRTTLVGLALTLVACGAVAALLAQHSRMRLVAPAGSVASHPAKLGLTFFKISATFFLAASAGLMVLSQAREIIAVYGGAAALAVGATTGITGAIALARVSGGWLVDRFAVPHVMCAAHGLALVGGLLLVLFPAPVTAVLGLAMVGMGYGFISGSTAGGISVYWPPADFGRVAGRTYIAWCLAAIGLPVLAGYLFDVTRDYSHAMLIAVGANLAGMATALTMPRLGWRKAEPT, encoded by the coding sequence ATGCTTGATGCCGCGCCGGCCGCCAGCGTCCGAGCCGAGCGCCCGTGGGCGGCGCTGCTGGCCGCGACCTTGCTGAATCTGCCATTGGGATCGGTCTATTCCTTCAGCGTCCTGCTGCGTCCAATCGAGCATGAGCTCGAGATTCCCCGCTCGGCGCTGTCGCTCGTCTTCGGCCTCGCCACGGTGGGTTTCACCGTGGGCTCGGTCGGCGCGGCATTCGTCTACCGCCTCGCCTCCGCGCCGACCCTGGTGTTCGTCAGCGCCATGGCCGCCGCCGCCGGCATCGCCGTGGCCGCACAGGCGTCAGGCCTCGCCCAGTTGCTGGTCGGCTACGGCATCGTGTTCGGCATCGGTGGAGGCGTGTCGTATATCCTGCTGCAGCAGGGCGTGAACATGCTGGTCCGCCGACGACTAGGGCTGGTGAACGGTTATCTCGTCAGCCTCTATCCCATGGGCGCGATGATCGCGACGCCCGCCTTCCATGTCTGCAACGAAGCTTTCGGCTGGCGCACCACTCTGGTCGGGCTGGCGTTAACTCTGGTGGCGTGTGGTGCGGTCGCGGCGCTGTTGGCCCAGCACAGCAGGATGCGCCTGGTCGCGCCGGCGGGGAGCGTGGCGAGCCACCCCGCAAAGTTGGGACTGACCTTCTTCAAGATCTCGGCGACTTTCTTTCTCGCCGCCTCGGCAGGCCTGATGGTTCTGAGCCAGGCCCGAGAGATCATCGCCGTCTATGGAGGCGCGGCGGCGCTCGCCGTGGGAGCCACCACCGGCATCACCGGGGCAATCGCCCTCGCCCGCGTCAGCGGCGGCTGGCTGGTCGACCGGTTCGCCGTGCCACACGTGATGTGCGCGGCGCACGGCCTGGCGCTCGTCGGCGGATTGCTGCTGGTGCTCTTCCCCGCACCCGTGACAGCGGTGCTCGGGCTGGCAATGGTTGGCATGGGCTACGGCTTCATCTCCGGTTCGACCGCCGGAGGAATATCCGTCTACTGGCCGCCCGCCGACTTCGGACGCGTCGCCGGGCGGACGTACATTGCCTGGTGCCTCGCCGCCATCGGCCTGCCCGTACTGGCCGGCTACCTGTTCGACGTGACGCGCGACTACAGCCACGCGATGTTGATCGCCGTCGGCGCAAACCTTGCCGGCATGGCCACCGCATTGACGATGCCGAGACTCGGCTGGCGAAAGGCCGAGCCTACTTGA
- a CDS encoding gamma-glutamyl-gamma-aminobutyrate hydrolase family protein, whose amino-acid sequence MTKPVVGVIGNAQVVNDRHNVQLVGQRNLRAVAEVAGALPLMFAAAPDITDVDALLDVVDGVLLTGARANVHPTCFGVEPDTRHEPYDHDRDAVALALVRACVDRGVPLFGICRGFQEMNVAFGGTLHPEIRDLPGRMNHRMPRLENGEIHPDPEVVFSDRHEVQLASGGVFAKLLGREAIRVNSLHGQGILEPGARIVVEGVAEDGTIEAIRIADAPGFALGVQWHAEYDPQSNPINRTLFEAFGAALRQQKRASRP is encoded by the coding sequence ATGACGAAACCAGTGGTCGGCGTGATCGGAAATGCCCAGGTGGTCAACGACCGGCACAACGTGCAACTGGTGGGACAGCGCAACCTTCGCGCAGTGGCGGAGGTCGCGGGAGCGTTGCCGTTGATGTTTGCCGCCGCGCCGGACATCACCGATGTCGATGCGCTGCTGGACGTCGTCGACGGAGTCCTGCTTACGGGCGCGCGGGCCAACGTCCACCCGACCTGCTTCGGCGTCGAACCCGACACCCGCCACGAACCCTACGACCACGACCGCGATGCGGTCGCGCTCGCCCTGGTGAGGGCCTGTGTCGATCGCGGCGTGCCGCTTTTCGGAATCTGCCGCGGGTTCCAGGAGATGAACGTCGCCTTCGGCGGCACGCTGCACCCGGAGATCCGCGACCTGCCCGGACGCATGAACCATCGCATGCCCCGGCTGGAGAATGGCGAGATTCATCCCGATCCGGAGGTCGTGTTCAGCGATCGCCACGAGGTCCAGCTCGCATCCGGCGGCGTCTTCGCCAAGCTTCTTGGTCGCGAGGCGATCCGCGTGAACTCGCTGCACGGCCAGGGCATTCTCGAACCGGGCGCGCGCATCGTCGTCGAAGGCGTGGCGGAGGACGGCACGATCGAGGCGATCCGCATTGCCGATGCGCCCGGGTTCGCACTGGGCGTCCAGTGGCACGCCGAGTACGATCCGCAGAGCAACCCGATCAACCGGACCCTGTTCGAGGCGTTCGGCGCCGCACTGCGGCAGCAGAAGCGCGCGTCGCGGCCGTAA
- a CDS encoding MFS transporter — translation MRRLALFGWATGALFFFYAWIMRVSPSVMIDELMRDFGVGAAAIGNLSAFYFYGYAGMQIPVGLLMDRFGPRRLMTVAAVGCAAGCVLFALAPELWILSFGRFLIGATAAFSLVGAMTVAGQWFAPARFALLSGLAMMLGMAGGVFGQAPLRVLVEWLDWRSASLALAVGGVALALAAIATVRDRSHGAGGLRQVLVGLGQVARNRQTWLIAVAGLGTTGPLLGFAGLWGVPFLAQTQGLDRTAAAGITSMVFIGWGVGAPVMGWLSDRIGRRKAPFVAGLILTAAAMAGLAWAPGLPLWAMSTLCFLCGFGGSAQIVGFAAVRELNPPAAGGAALGIVNGVVTGAGALYQPLLGWLLDLAWAGEMANGVRVYASAAYSTAFSVLVAGAAVGIACTLMMRETRCRQSA, via the coding sequence ATGCGGCGCCTGGCGCTGTTTGGCTGGGCGACTGGCGCGCTGTTCTTCTTCTATGCCTGGATCATGCGCGTCTCGCCGAGCGTGATGATCGACGAGCTGATGCGCGACTTCGGCGTCGGCGCCGCCGCCATCGGCAATCTCTCCGCCTTCTATTTCTACGGCTATGCCGGCATGCAGATCCCGGTCGGCCTTCTGATGGACCGGTTCGGCCCGCGCCGACTGATGACGGTGGCCGCCGTCGGATGCGCCGCCGGCTGCGTGCTGTTCGCCCTGGCGCCCGAGCTCTGGATCCTGTCGTTCGGCCGCTTCCTGATCGGCGCGACCGCGGCCTTCAGCCTGGTCGGCGCGATGACGGTCGCTGGCCAGTGGTTTGCGCCGGCGCGCTTCGCGCTGCTCTCCGGCCTCGCCATGATGCTCGGCATGGCCGGGGGTGTGTTCGGCCAGGCGCCGCTGCGTGTGCTCGTCGAATGGCTCGACTGGCGGAGCGCCTCGCTCGCGCTGGCGGTGGGCGGTGTGGCACTGGCGCTGGCGGCGATCGCCACGGTCCGGGACAGGTCGCACGGGGCGGGCGGGCTGCGGCAAGTGCTGGTCGGGCTGGGGCAGGTCGCACGCAATCGGCAAACCTGGCTGATCGCCGTCGCCGGCCTCGGCACGACCGGACCATTGCTCGGCTTCGCCGGCTTGTGGGGTGTGCCCTTCCTGGCGCAGACACAGGGACTGGATCGCACGGCGGCGGCGGGTATCACGTCGATGGTATTCATCGGCTGGGGTGTCGGCGCACCGGTGATGGGCTGGCTCAGCGATCGCATCGGTCGGCGCAAGGCGCCCTTCGTTGCGGGCCTCATCCTGACGGCGGCAGCGATGGCGGGGCTTGCCTGGGCGCCCGGATTGCCGCTCTGGGCGATGAGCACACTGTGCTTTCTCTGCGGCTTCGGCGGTTCGGCGCAGATCGTGGGCTTTGCCGCGGTCCGCGAACTCAATCCGCCGGCTGCCGGCGGCGCCGCGCTCGGCATCGTCAACGGCGTGGTGACCGGGGCCGGCGCCCTCTACCAGCCGCTGCTCGGATGGCTGCTCGATCTGGCCTGGGCCGGCGAAATGGCGAATGGTGTCCGGGTCTATGCGAGCGCTGCCTACAGCACGGCATTCAGCGTCCTGGTGGCGGGTGCGGCCGTGGGCATTGCCTGCACCCTGATGATGCGCGAGACGCGGTGCCGCCAGAGCGCGTGA
- a CDS encoding iron-containing alcohol dehydrogenase, with protein MRTGEIVFTGMERVVIGRPAAEAVVEAAERLGARRVFLLAGGTLNRKTDAVTRIAEALGPRYAGTHDEMPAHSPRDAVVACANKARAAGCDLLVSVGGGSTTDGGKAVTICLEHDITEPDGLEPFRTVVDEITGKRSFPHYRAPRVRQICVPTTLSGGEFNARAGVTEPRLRLKQAYIHPGLIPLAVIFDPAITMHTPEWLWLSTGIRAVDHGVETYCSIDSNAYTDSTALQALRLLGRGLPAVKRDPSDLAARLDCQVGAWISMIGIVGGTRMGASHAIGHVLGGSAGVPHGYTSCVMLPAVLAFNAEVNWDRQAEISAALGAPGQLAATVLDGFISGLGLPRRLRDVGVRWDDLPRIAANCMLDDWTFSNPRRINGAQEVVPLLESVF; from the coding sequence ATGCGGACCGGCGAGATCGTCTTCACGGGAATGGAGCGGGTCGTGATCGGCCGTCCGGCGGCCGAGGCCGTGGTCGAAGCGGCGGAGCGCCTTGGCGCGAGGCGGGTGTTCCTTCTCGCCGGCGGCACGCTCAACCGGAAGACCGACGCCGTCACGCGGATCGCCGAGGCGCTCGGACCGCGCTACGCCGGCACGCACGACGAAATGCCCGCCCACAGCCCGCGCGATGCGGTGGTCGCCTGCGCGAACAAGGCGCGCGCCGCGGGCTGCGACCTGCTGGTGAGCGTCGGCGGCGGCTCGACGACCGATGGCGGCAAGGCCGTCACGATCTGCCTGGAGCACGACATCACCGAGCCGGACGGGCTCGAGCCGTTCCGCACCGTGGTCGACGAGATCACTGGCAAGCGAAGCTTCCCGCACTACAGGGCGCCGCGCGTGCGGCAAATCTGCGTGCCCACGACGTTGAGCGGCGGCGAATTCAATGCCCGGGCGGGCGTCACCGAGCCCCGGCTGCGGCTCAAGCAGGCCTACATCCATCCCGGCCTCATCCCGCTGGCGGTGATCTTCGACCCGGCCATCACGATGCACACGCCGGAATGGCTCTGGCTCTCCACCGGCATCCGCGCCGTCGATCACGGTGTCGAGACCTACTGCTCGATCGACAGCAACGCCTATACGGACAGCACGGCGTTGCAGGCGTTGCGCCTGCTCGGCCGCGGCCTGCCCGCGGTCAAGCGCGACCCGTCCGATCTCGCGGCGCGGCTCGACTGCCAGGTCGGCGCCTGGATCTCGATGATCGGCATCGTCGGCGGAACGCGCATGGGGGCGAGCCATGCCATCGGCCACGTGCTCGGCGGCAGCGCTGGCGTGCCGCACGGCTACACGTCGTGCGTCATGCTCCCTGCCGTGCTGGCGTTCAACGCCGAGGTGAATTGGGACCGCCAGGCCGAGATCAGCGCGGCGCTCGGCGCGCCCGGCCAGCTGGCCGCCACGGTTCTCGATGGATTCATCTCGGGCCTCGGCCTGCCCCGGCGCCTGCGCGATGTCGGCGTCAGGTGGGACGACCTGCCGCGCATCGCCGCCAACTGCATGCTCGACGACTGGACCTTCTCCAACCCGCGCCGGATCAACGGCGCGCAGGAAGTCGTTCCCCTCCTCGAATCGGTGTTCTAG
- a CDS encoding LLM class F420-dependent oxidoreductase, producing the protein MKIGVTMFATDYAIPPHDLAIEAEARGFESVWFPEHSHIPTSRRSPWPGGPELPKWYYDTYDPFIALAAAAVVTKTIKLGTGVCLVVQRDPIHTAKEVATVDRLSNGRMLFGIGGGWNAEEMADHGTTFATRFKLMRERIEAMKEIWAKSKPKYSGEFVKFDEMMQWPKPVQKPHPPIVVGGGFPHGARRAVAYADGWMPIGGRGGDTLAMLPPFREMLKAAGRAEADVPVTLFGVGMDRAALERARDAGVDRVVFGIPAEARDKVLPVLDRGAGLIGAF; encoded by the coding sequence ATGAAGATCGGCGTCACCATGTTCGCGACGGACTATGCGATTCCGCCGCACGATCTCGCCATCGAGGCCGAGGCCCGCGGCTTCGAATCCGTCTGGTTCCCCGAGCACAGCCACATTCCGACCAGCCGCAGGTCGCCCTGGCCGGGCGGCCCCGAACTTCCGAAATGGTACTACGACACCTACGACCCCTTCATCGCCCTGGCGGCCGCGGCCGTGGTGACGAAGACCATCAAGCTCGGCACCGGCGTCTGCCTCGTGGTGCAGCGCGATCCCATCCACACCGCCAAGGAGGTCGCCACCGTCGACCGGCTGTCGAACGGTCGGATGCTGTTCGGCATCGGCGGCGGCTGGAACGCCGAGGAGATGGCCGACCACGGCACGACGTTCGCCACGCGCTTCAAGCTGATGCGTGAGCGGATCGAGGCGATGAAGGAGATCTGGGCCAAGTCGAAGCCGAAATATTCCGGCGAGTTCGTCAAGTTCGACGAGATGATGCAGTGGCCCAAGCCGGTGCAGAAGCCGCATCCGCCGATCGTCGTCGGCGGCGGCTTCCCCCACGGTGCGCGCCGCGCGGTGGCTTACGCCGATGGCTGGATGCCGATCGGCGGGCGGGGCGGCGACACGCTTGCCATGCTGCCACCGTTCCGCGAGATGCTGAAGGCGGCCGGCCGCGCCGAGGCCGACGTGCCGGTCACCCTGTTCGGCGTCGGCATGGACCGCGCCGCCCTCGAGCGCGCCCGCGACGCCGGCGTCGACCGCGTTGTCTTCGGCATTCCGGCCGAAGCCAGGGACAAGGTCCTGCCGGTGCTCGACAGGGGCGCGGGCCTGATCGGCGCCTTCTGA
- a CDS encoding amidohydrolase, with amino-acid sequence MIVDCHAHVFAHWIGACGHPTRDIHNRYLQRMIARTVASTYRLRDGAPADTGALYRPDDPGWSGLLDVDFRVGRFGQLEFTHAGEDHAIQYMPVGMQEMAAPPELMLAQMRYAGVDHCLLQAGGAYGAMTDMNAYAGRQYPDRMTGMMHVDEAMAGHPAQLAEIDRAFHRLGLRGLYFNVDSLSRHGFPWPLDAPQMEPLWDRLAALDIVLCIEFSSGPSYDLAGYMAHVAAFARILGRYRSLRVHMAMSPPVGLFVRAGRYEFPDEVLRLYRREPMVLEVVFPISYGGVWDYPYPEAQALIADMRDQLGADRLIWGSDMPNVERFCTYRQSLDYVRRYCPFLTAREKDLILGETCAAFYGIETTPASR; translated from the coding sequence TTGATCGTCGACTGCCACGCCCATGTCTTCGCGCACTGGATCGGCGCCTGCGGCCATCCCACGCGCGACATCCACAACCGCTATCTCCAGCGCATGATCGCGCGGACGGTCGCCTCGACCTACCGCCTGCGCGACGGCGCGCCCGCCGACACCGGCGCACTCTACCGGCCCGACGATCCAGGCTGGAGTGGCCTCCTCGACGTCGATTTCCGCGTCGGCCGGTTTGGCCAGCTCGAGTTCACCCACGCCGGCGAGGACCATGCCATCCAGTACATGCCCGTCGGCATGCAGGAGATGGCGGCGCCGCCCGAGCTGATGCTCGCCCAGATGCGCTACGCCGGCGTCGACCATTGCCTGTTGCAGGCCGGCGGCGCCTACGGTGCGATGACCGACATGAACGCCTACGCTGGCCGGCAATATCCCGACCGCATGACCGGCATGATGCATGTCGACGAGGCGATGGCCGGCCATCCGGCGCAGCTTGCCGAGATTGATCGCGCGTTCCACCGGCTCGGGTTGCGCGGCCTCTACTTCAACGTCGATTCGCTCAGCCGGCACGGCTTTCCCTGGCCGCTCGACGCGCCGCAGATGGAGCCGTTGTGGGACAGGCTGGCCGCGCTCGACATCGTGCTGTGCATCGAGTTCAGCTCGGGCCCGAGCTACGACCTCGCGGGCTACATGGCGCACGTCGCCGCCTTCGCCCGCATCCTTGGCCGATATCGGTCGCTGCGCGTGCACATGGCGATGAGTCCGCCGGTCGGCCTCTTCGTGCGCGCCGGACGCTACGAATTTCCCGACGAGGTCCTGCGCCTCTATCGCCGCGAGCCGATGGTGCTGGAGGTGGTGTTCCCGATCAGCTACGGCGGCGTATGGGACTATCCCTACCCCGAGGCCCAGGCGCTGATCGCCGACATGCGCGACCAGCTCGGCGCCGATCGGCTGATCTGGGGTTCCGACATGCCCAACGTCGAGCGCTTCTGCACCTATCGCCAGTCGCTCGACTACGTCAGGCGCTACTGCCCCTTCCTGACGGCGCGCGAGAAGGACCTGATCCTGGGCGAGACCTGCGCTGCCTTCTACGGCATCGAGACCACGCCCGCTTCGCGCTGA